GTGGTCGCCGGCCGGGTCCGCCTCCTCGACCACCATCTCGATCGCTTGTGCAGTGACGCGCAACGGTTGTTCCTGACGACCGACCGCCTGGCCCTGCAGGGGGCGATCGAAGCGCGCGCCCACGCCCTTGGTCACGGCATCCTAAAGCTACTGTTAACCCGTGGCAGCGGACCGCGCGGCTACGCCATCCCCGCTGATGCGTCCCCGCGCCTTCTGTTGTTGGAGACGCCGCGCGACGCCGGGTTTGCAGACACCTGGTGCATGACGCCGCCGGCACCCCTGACCGTACGGATCTGCCGGACACCACTCAGCATCAATCCGACCCTCGCGGGCATGAAACACCTCAACCGGTTGCCCCAGGTGCTCGCGCGCAGCGAGTGGGCCGACCCTGGGATCGCCGAAGGGCTCATGCGGGCGGCCGGCGATGCCATCGTATGCGCGACCTCAGCTAACGTGTTCGCGCTCTGCGGCGAAACCCTCGTGACTCCCGCGCTCGACCAGGCGGGAGTGGCCGGCGTGATGCGCCGGGCGCTGCTCGACGTGGCGCAGGCGCAAGGCATGACGGTCATCCACGAAGATCTCACCATGGATCGCCTGCAACATCGTGCCGATGCTGTGTTACTGAGCAGCTCACTGACCGGCCTTCGAACGGTGGGGAGCATCGACGGCGAGGCGCTGCCCGTAGAGGGCGCGGAAG
The window above is part of the Pseudomonadota bacterium genome. Proteins encoded here:
- the pabC gene encoding aminodeoxychorismate lyase, producing the protein MPEPSSVSVPADDRGLAYGDGLFETMAVVAGRVRLLDHHLDRLCSDAQRLFLTTDRLALQGAIEARAHALGHGILKLLLTRGSGPRGYAIPADASPRLLLLETPRDAGFADTWCMTPPAPLTVRICRTPLSINPTLAGMKHLNRLPQVLARSEWADPGIAEGLMRAAGDAIVCATSANVFALCGETLVTPALDQAGVAGVMRRALLDVAQAQGMTVIHEDLTMDRLQHRADAVLLSSSLTGLRTVGSIDGEALPVEGAEVTARIDKLRRELGRRVGVPGA